The genomic region GAGATATTCGTTGCCTCGCTGCGGCGCCGGCACCCGTCGCGGTCCTGCCGACGGGGCGCAGCCCGGCCAGGCGGCGACCCTCGGTCGTCTCCTGCTCGCCGCCCGCAGGCGGCTCCGGCGGCTTGTGCGGCGTGAACCAGCCGCCTCCGCCACTACCCCCTGAAGTGCCGTTGTCGGCCGACGTGGTGGTCGGAGCGTCCATGGTGTGCCTCGCCTCGAACATCTTTCGGTCGGTCTGCGCACTTCCTCGATCGGAAGATGCCTGCTTTCCCCCGCAGACTGCTTGCTTTCCCCGTTCCGCCCCGGCGGCCATTGGCGACCACATTGAACCCGGAATCCCACACCCTACGGACAAGGAAGCCGAGAGTGTGACATTGGCCGCACTACCGCCATCGAAGCATCCCATCCCCGCACCAACACCCCAGCCACGTAACCGGAAATGAGGGTCTTCGATCTCTCTGTCCCGTTAGGCTGCATTGCCCTGCGTTCACCCAGGCGAGATGTGCGGACATCACACCGGACACGAACCGGAGTCGACCATACCGGCCACGGTCCGGCATACAAGTCCCCCCTTGGCCACGCCGGGAACTGATAGGGAACCTGACCATCAATTCCCTCAATTACCGGGCAGGGCGCACCAATTCATAGGCATCCCGCAGATCCCGCCCGACGTAGGAGTGGGTGGCGAGACCTTCCAGATGCCGGTCCGCATTGACGGCGACGGATACCGGAACCACCCCGAAAAGGTCCCTGTCCGACATCGAGTCGCCGTACGCGACGCAGTCGGCCCTCGCCACCCCGAACTCTGCGCAGAGCCGGTCCGCGATCCGTACCTTGGCCGCCGCACTCAGAATCCCGGCAGGGTCCACCGGCTCGGTGAACGGCACGGCGGGGAAGCGTGATCCGTACGCCGCGTGTGCGCCCCACCCCGTCAGCCGCTCGACGAAGAAGGAGGGTGAGAGCGAGACGACGGCGCAGTAGTCGCCGCTCCCCCTGATCTCCGCCCAGACGTCCTTGATGCCCTCCAGCCACGGCGCGCTCGCGAAAGCCGTCGCCACATGTGCTTCGGTGAGGTCCGTCCAGAGCGCGTGTACCCGCGTCGCGTACTCCGGTGGGCCTATGAGTCCCGTGCCGATCGCCTCATCGAGCGCCATGGTCTCGGCTTCCAGGCCGAGCTGCCGGGATATTTCTACGGGCGCCGAGGTGCCATGCAGCAACGTCCCGTCCAGATCGAAGAGATGAAGTCTCGCCATGTACGCCGAGGCTAGTACGTGGGGTTACTCCCGCTGTCAGACGTACTCGCCGCTCCCGCCCGGCACGGTGTTTCACGTGAAACTAAGCCGCCCCGCACGCCGGGCCACCCTCGTCGTCCATGTAGCCGCCTCCGCGGGCTGGCTCGGGCTCACGCTCGGGCTGCTCGCCCTGGGGATCACCGCGACCACCACAGGGTCCGCGGTAACCGTGGAGGCCTCCGTCCGCGCCATGAAGCTGTTCGCCGACTGGCTTCTGCTCCCCCTCGCGTTCCTCACGCTCCTGAGCGGTCTGGTGCTGTCCTTGGGCACGCCGTGGGGGCTGGCAAGGCATCGCTGGGTCTACATCAAGTTCTGGCTGACCCTCGCCACGACCACCGCCACTGTCTTCGCGCTGCGCCCCGGCGTCGGATCCGCCGTCACGGCCGTTTCGGCGGGCGGACCGCTGCCCGACCCCGGTGACGTTCTGTTCGGGCCGATCGTCTCGCTGTCCGCCTATCTCTTCATGACGGTGATCTCGATCCTCAAGCCCTGGGGACTGACTCGGCGCGGGCGGAGGCTGCGTGAGCAGAAGCCGCGTGGACAAGAACCGCGTGGGCAAAAGATCAGTACAGCCGCCCGGAAACCGGTGGACGTCGAGCGTACGGGTCAGACAGCCTGACCTGCGTGTCGACTCCTTCCCCCACCTCTCTGCCCATCCGTCGTCTGACCCCGCGCGATCTCGTCGCCTGCGCCGATCTTTGCGAGAACCGCGGTTGGCCTCGCGAGGAACACAAGTGGAGCCTCCTTCTCGCGGCCGGCACGGGCTTCGGCATCGACGACCCCGACGGGGGCCTCGTCACTGCCTGCGTCGTGACCTCGTACGGGCCTCGGGACCGCCCCGGGCTGGCCGCCATCGGCATGGTGCTGGTCGCCGAGCGGCACGCCCGCCAGGGCGTCGGACGCCGACTGATGCGGCATGTCGTCGCCGAACTGGGCACCACACCGTTGACGCTGCACGCGACACCGTACGGGCGCCCTCTCTACGAGGAGCTGGGCTTCAAGGCCATCGGGCGGACCGAGATGGTCCGCGGCCACTTCGTTCCAGGCGGCCCGGAGCCCGAAGTCGCCACACGCGCGGCCACGGCCGGGGACCTCACCGCGATCCTCCGGCTCGACGAAGAGGTCTTCGGTACCGATCGCACGCACATGATCACGCGCCTGCCCGCCTTCGCCGACCAGCTGCGAGTCGCCGAGCAGGACGGACGGATCTCCGGGTATGCCGCCGCCTGGCCCAACATGGACAACCACGTCGTGGGCCCGCTGATCGCTCAGGACACGGAGACGGCCAAGGCACTCATCGCCTCGCTGGCCGCCCGAACCGACCGCGTGCTGCGCACCGACATCGACGTACGGCACGAGGAGTTGCTGGTCTGGGTGAAGGAACGCGGGCTCGCCTCCGCGGGCTTCAACGCGGTCATGACGTTCGGCATCGGGGAGTTGCCCGGCGACTGGACGCGGCGATTCGCTCCGCTCACGGTGGCGGCGGGCTGAGGAGTCGAGGAAAGGCTGAGCCGAGGATGAGCTGAGCGGAAGGTGAACTGAGCGAGGTGAGCTGAGCCGACGGCTGGGAGTTCGGCGGCCAACGCCGAAGCGCCTGCCCTGGATGGGCAGGCGCTTCGGCTTTCCCGGCGTTCGGGTGTTTCTTGGCGCTCCAGCGCTTCCGATGGCTGCTAGGCGAGCGCCTTCACTGCCGCGGTGGCAAAGGTGTGGTCCTGCTCGGGCGCGCCGCCGCCGACTCCGATCGCGCCGATCAGACGACCGTCACGGTGGACAGGGACACCGCCCGCGATGAAGAGAAGCGGGCGGTCGAGCGCGGTGGGCAGGGTGTGGAAGAGGCCACCCGGCTGGACCGCGTCGACAAGGTCGGCGGTGGGGGTGTCCAGCTGCAGTGCCGTGTACGCCTTGCGGGTGCTGGTCTCACCGGAGATCAGTACGGCCCGGTCGTCACGCCGGAAGGCAAGCAGATGGCCGCCCGCGTCGAGGACGGTGACGCTGACCGTCACATCGGCGGCTTCCGCGGCCCGACGGGCGGCGGTGACGAGAACCTCGGCGTCCTGGATGGTCAGCGGGGCGACAGCGGTGGTGCTCATGAGGGGTTTCTCCTTGGTGGGGTGGACTGTGTGAGTGGGGGACTTGTTCAGGTTGGGAGGTGGCTTGTTCAGGGGTGTGGTGGGACGCGGGGGCGGGCCTGACCCCACGACTGACCACGTCAGGACAGATACCGCCACCCAGACAGCGAGTCAGGGGTGGACTGTGGCCTTCTGCTGTACGGACTCGGTCGGCGCAGCCCCGGTGACAACCAGGCTGTCGACGTCGTCGGTGGCGGCCCGGCGCTCCAGAGCGGCCGAGAGGACGGCGAGCACCAGGGCAGCGGCCGCGAGAACGGCACCGACCCAGTTGGGAGCGGTGTAGCCGAGGCCGGCTGCGATGACGAGGCCGCCGAGCCAGGCGGAGAGGGCGTTGCCGAGGTTGAAGGCGCCGATGTTCACGGCGGAGGCGAGCGTCGGGGCGCCGTGCGCCTGGTCGAGCACCCGCTTCTGGAGCGGCGGCACGGTGGCGAACCCGAGGGCACCGATCAGCGTGATGGTCACAGCCGCCGCGATCTTGTTGTGCGCGGTGAGCGTGAAGAGGGCGAGTACGACCGCGAGCGCGCCCAGAGAGACGTACAGCATCGGCATCAGGGCACGGTCGGCGAACCTGCCGCCGACGAGGTTGCCGCCGACCATGCCGAGGCCGAAGAGCACGAGCAGCCAGGTGACGGAGCCGTCGGCGAAACCGCCCACGTGCGTCATCATCGGCGCGATGTAGGTGATCGCCGCGAAGACACCGCCGAAGCCGAGGACGGTCATCGCCATGGCCAGCAGCACCTGGACGTTCTTGAACGCGGCCACCTCGTGGCGCAGGCGCACGCCTTCCGGCTTGGGCATGTCGGGGACGAGCTTGGCGATGCCCGCCAGGCCGAGAACACCCAGGACCGCGACGATCGTGAAGGTCACGCGCCAGCCGACGGACTGACCGATGAGGGTGCCCAGCGGTACGCCGATTACGTTGGCGACGGTCAGGCCCGTGAACATCATCGAGATGGCGCCTGCCTTCTTGTCAGGCGCGACGAGGTCCGCGGCGACGACCGAGCCGATGCCGAAGAAGGCGCCGTGCGCGAGCGACGCGACCACGCGGCCGATCAGCATCACGGAGAAGGAGGGCGCGATGGCGGAGAGCAGGTTCCCGACGATGAAGAGCCCCATCAGGAGCATCAGCATCCGCTTGCGGGACACCTTGGTGCCGAGGACCGTCATGAGCGGCGCGCCGAACATGACGCCGAGCGCGTAGCCGGTCACGAGGAAGCCCGCGGTGGGGATGGAGACACCGAAGTCACTCGCGACATCGGGCAGCAAGCCCATGATCACGAACTCGGTGGTGCCGATTCCGAAGGCCCCGATCGCGAGGGCCAGAAGCGCGAGAGGCATGGGGATACCCTTCCAAGGTGGTTGCAGGAGCGCTTTACGTGCGTTCACAATACTTGCAGACGCGGGCTATATGCAAGCGCGGACTATTGCGACTGTGCTCTATCCTGGTGTGAGCCGCTCCGGGACGGAGGAAAACGCCATGACAGCGACGGACCCCGCGCTCACCGCCCTTGCCCAGGGCTGGTGTGCCCTCTCTCTGCTGCACGGGAGGATCGAGGCGCACATCGAACGGGCCCTGCAGTCCAAGCACAACCTGAGCGTTCGCGAGTACTCGCTCCTCGACGTTCTCAGCCGTCAGCACGACGGTGACGGCGGCCACCTGCAGATGAAGCAGGTCGCCGACGCGGTCGTCCTCAGCCAGAGCGCCACCACACGACTGGTGACCCGGCTCGAGGACCGCGGGCTGCTCTTGCGCTACCTGTGCCCGACCGACCGCCGCGGCATCTACACGAACGTCAGCGAGGCAGGTCTCAAGCTCCTCGACGAGGCCCGGCCCACCAATGACGCCGCCCTGCGCGAGGCGCTCGACGAAGCGGCCAGGAATCCCGAACTGGCTCCGCTGGTCCGCGTCGTGGAGTCCGCGAGCGTACCGGCCCCCTCGTAGGCCGCACCGCAGCTGCCTCGGGGCGCGTCTGCGTAGGCTGACGTCATGGGAGATCTTGAGATACGACCGGCCGGAGCGGACGATGTCCCCGCCATCGTCTCGATGCTCGCCGACGACCCACTGGGGGCGCAGCGAGAATCACCGGACGACCTGAGCCCCTATCTGACCGCCCTGGAGCGCCTGAGCGGCGACCCGAACCAGCATCTGGTCGTCGCCGTGCGTGAGGGCCGTGTCGTCGGCACGCTCCAACTCACGATCATTCCGGGGCTGTCCCGCAAGGGCGCGACCCGCTCGATCATCGAAGGCGTACGCGTCCATGCCGATGAGCGCGGCAGCGGCCTGGGCACCCGCTTCATCGAGTGGGCGATCGACCGTTCCCGGAGCGAGGGCTGCCAGTTGGTGCAGTTGACCTCCGACGTCAGCCGCACCGACGCCCACCGGTTCTACGAACGGCTCGGCTTCACGGCATCCCACGTCGGGTTCAAGCTGCAGCTCTGAGACGCATCCCAACGAGGGAGTCGGTCCACAGGTCCGTGTACGGGGAGGGGGGTGCCCCTATCTGTTTCGTCAACCCTGGTGGGGCTGACTTGTAGGGGTTGATCCGGGTTTTCGGGGACGTCTGGCGAAGCGGGATGTCCCCGGTGGATCAGGTGCTTGTTGGGCAGCCTGGTGGGCGGCTCGGCTCGTGGCCGTGCCGGTGTGCGGGCGGGACGGGGTCGCCAAGGGCAGGGTCGTCAGGCTACGAGGTCGACGTCGCTGGGGGTGTGTGGTTCGTAGAGGGCGCCGGTGCGGATCATCGCGTGGATGACGTTCACGCGTTGCCGGGCGAGGCGGAGGATTGCCTGGGTGTGGGTCTTGCCGCGTGCGCGTTGCCGGTCGTAGTAGGTCCGGGAGGACGGGTCGGTTTTGCAGCCGATCGCGGCGAACGCGGCCTGGAACAGGGCTCGTTTGAGGAGCCGGTTGCCGCGGTGGGGTGCGTGCTCGCCGCGAATCGAGGTGCCCGAGGACTTCGTGGCCGGGGCGAGTCCGGCGTAGGAGGCGAGGTGTCCGGCGGTGGGGAAGCCGGTGCCGTCACCGATCGCGACGATCACGGCCGCTGTGGTCCTGACGCCGAGGCCGGGCAGAGACGTCAGGAGGTGGAAAAGAGGGAGGGCCTCCAGCAGGGCGGCGATCTCCTGCTCGGTGGCCCGGCGCTGGGTGTGGGCGGCGGCGAGCTGGGCGGCCAGGCCGGGCACGATCAGCGCGGATGCCTCGGTGCCGGGAACGACCAGGGTCTGCTCGGCGAGCGCGTCGAAGATCTCGGTGGTGAGGTGGTGGGCCTTGCGCGAGCCGTGTGCCTTGAGCAGGGCCTCGCAGCGGGCCCGGCCGAGTTTCTTCAGTCTCGCCGGGGAGCCGTGCCGTTGGAGGAGGGCCTGGATATAGGGGTAGGCCAGGCGCGGGCCGAGCACGCGCTCGAGAGAGGGGTGGATCTGGGAGAGCAAGCCGCGCAGCCGGTTGGTGGCGCGGTTGACCTCGCCGGCCAGGTCGTTGTCGTAGCCGGTGAGCATGGTCAGCTCGGCCAGCACCTCGTCGTCGCGGTCCACCGCGCGCAGGGTGTGCGGCATGGTGCGGGCGGTCTCGGCGATCACGAACGCGTCGCGGACGTCGGTCTTGGCCTCGCCCGGGTGCAGGTCGGCGGCCCGCCGCATCGACAGACCGGGCAGGTAGGCCACCCGGCAGCCCGCCGCGCGGGCCACCGTCAGCGGCAGCGCGCCGATGTTGGCGACCTGGTCCACGATCACCAGGACAGTGCCGAACTTCGCCACCAGCCTGGTGAACAGTTCCAGCAGTTCCGGCTCGGTGTTGGGCAGCCGCTTGTCGTGCACGGTTGTGCCGTCCTCGGTCCGGCCGTGGGCGTGGTGGAACTCCTTGCCCAGGTCCAGGCCGAGGAAGAGATCTATCGCGGTCGTGTCGACCATGTGCGCGTGCCCCTCGCCACTCGTCTCCTCAACTCCTGGCCGTCCCTGTGGCACCACACGCCGGCAACCACGTTACGCAGACATGCCGCCCGTAAAGCGGCCCGGCATTTGCGCCGGACCAGGCGGTCGTCAGGCCCCTCATCAGCGGTCAAGCGGTGCCCCGAAGCCCGGCGGCAACACCCCCCAGGTCATCCACTTCGACAGGGGGCACACAGCCATACCGGACCCGGGGGCCAGGCGCCCCATTGCGGGGCCACGAAAAAGGTAACTGTGAGAGTAGAGCTGCGGCCCGGGTTGGGCTGCTGTCAGGATCGACGCCGACGTTCCGGCATGACTCACAAGGTAACTGACGGCTCGTCAGAGCTTGTCGTGCCCCCGAGATGTCTGCTGGACGTCGGCGTCGGCCTGGCCCACCCCGTTGGCTTGATCAGCAGCTTGTCCGCCATTTCGACGTGACTCATCACAGTTCTGCCACGCGGTGACTCCACCCAGGCCGACGCCGACCACGGCCGTCCCGCCCACGAAGGAGAACAACCACGTGACCATGCTCGCAGAACAGGTCGACGGCGTCATCGGCGTCGACACCCACCGTGACACCCTCGCCGCTGCGGCCGTCAGCCCCATTGGCGCCGTCCTGGCCAGCACTGATGCCCCCACCAACGCCCGTGGCTACCGGCGGCTGCTGGACTTCGCCCGCCAGCACATCCCCGGCCGTCGTTGCTGGGCC from Streptomyces sp. NBC_00878 harbors:
- a CDS encoding HAD family phosphatase, which gives rise to MARLHLFDLDGTLLHGTSAPVEISRQLGLEAETMALDEAIGTGLIGPPEYATRVHALWTDLTEAHVATAFASAPWLEGIKDVWAEIRGSGDYCAVVSLSPSFFVERLTGWGAHAAYGSRFPAVPFTEPVDPAGILSAAAKVRIADRLCAEFGVARADCVAYGDSMSDRDLFGVVPVSVAVNADRHLEGLATHSYVGRDLRDAYELVRPAR
- a CDS encoding DUF2269 domain-containing protein — protein: MKLSRPARRATLVVHVAASAGWLGLTLGLLALGITATTTGSAVTVEASVRAMKLFADWLLLPLAFLTLLSGLVLSLGTPWGLARHRWVYIKFWLTLATTTATVFALRPGVGSAVTAVSAGGPLPDPGDVLFGPIVSLSAYLFMTVISILKPWGLTRRGRRLREQKPRGQEPRGQKISTAARKPVDVERTGQTA
- a CDS encoding GNAT family N-acetyltransferase, producing the protein MSTPSPTSLPIRRLTPRDLVACADLCENRGWPREEHKWSLLLAAGTGFGIDDPDGGLVTACVVTSYGPRDRPGLAAIGMVLVAERHARQGVGRRLMRHVVAELGTTPLTLHATPYGRPLYEELGFKAIGRTEMVRGHFVPGGPEPEVATRAATAGDLTAILRLDEEVFGTDRTHMITRLPAFADQLRVAEQDGRISGYAAAWPNMDNHVVGPLIAQDTETAKALIASLAARTDRVLRTDIDVRHEELLVWVKERGLASAGFNAVMTFGIGELPGDWTRRFAPLTVAAG
- a CDS encoding heme-binding protein, producing MSTTAVAPLTIQDAEVLVTAARRAAEAADVTVSVTVLDAGGHLLAFRRDDRAVLISGETSTRKAYTALQLDTPTADLVDAVQPGGLFHTLPTALDRPLLFIAGGVPVHRDGRLIGAIGVGGGAPEQDHTFATAAVKALA
- a CDS encoding MFS transporter, yielding MPLALLALAIGAFGIGTTEFVIMGLLPDVASDFGVSIPTAGFLVTGYALGVMFGAPLMTVLGTKVSRKRMLMLLMGLFIVGNLLSAIAPSFSVMLIGRVVASLAHGAFFGIGSVVAADLVAPDKKAGAISMMFTGLTVANVIGVPLGTLIGQSVGWRVTFTIVAVLGVLGLAGIAKLVPDMPKPEGVRLRHEVAAFKNVQVLLAMAMTVLGFGGVFAAITYIAPMMTHVGGFADGSVTWLLVLFGLGMVGGNLVGGRFADRALMPMLYVSLGALAVVLALFTLTAHNKIAAAVTITLIGALGFATVPPLQKRVLDQAHGAPTLASAVNIGAFNLGNALSAWLGGLVIAAGLGYTAPNWVGAVLAAAALVLAVLSAALERRAATDDVDSLVVTGAAPTESVQQKATVHP
- a CDS encoding MarR family winged helix-turn-helix transcriptional regulator, with product MTATDPALTALAQGWCALSLLHGRIEAHIERALQSKHNLSVREYSLLDVLSRQHDGDGGHLQMKQVADAVVLSQSATTRLVTRLEDRGLLLRYLCPTDRRGIYTNVSEAGLKLLDEARPTNDAALREALDEAARNPELAPLVRVVESASVPAPS
- a CDS encoding GNAT family N-acetyltransferase; this translates as MGDLEIRPAGADDVPAIVSMLADDPLGAQRESPDDLSPYLTALERLSGDPNQHLVVAVREGRVVGTLQLTIIPGLSRKGATRSIIEGVRVHADERGSGLGTRFIEWAIDRSRSEGCQLVQLTSDVSRTDAHRFYERLGFTASHVGFKLQL
- a CDS encoding IS110 family transposase codes for the protein MVDTTAIDLFLGLDLGKEFHHAHGRTEDGTTVHDKRLPNTEPELLELFTRLVAKFGTVLVIVDQVANIGALPLTVARAAGCRVAYLPGLSMRRAADLHPGEAKTDVRDAFVIAETARTMPHTLRAVDRDDEVLAELTMLTGYDNDLAGEVNRATNRLRGLLSQIHPSLERVLGPRLAYPYIQALLQRHGSPARLKKLGRARCEALLKAHGSRKAHHLTTEIFDALAEQTLVVPGTEASALIVPGLAAQLAAAHTQRRATEQEIAALLEALPLFHLLTSLPGLGVRTTAAVIVAIGDGTGFPTAGHLASYAGLAPATKSSGTSIRGEHAPHRGNRLLKRALFQAAFAAIGCKTDPSSRTYYDRQRARGKTHTQAILRLARQRVNVIHAMIRTGALYEPHTPSDVDLVA